In Candidatus Poribacteria bacterium, the DNA window AGGTCGTTAACTTGCCGATATCATAAAAATTTTGGAGAAACAAGACGCAATGAGCGATAGAATTCCGATTGCATTACAGTTGTATTCCGTCAGAGACGATTGTGCTGGCGACCTATCTTTAACGCTCCAAGCAGTTGCACAGATGGGTTATGAAGGTGTTGAGTTTGCGGGTTACTATGACCGGACTGCCGAAGAATTAAGAGATATGTGTGATGACCTTGGATTGAAAGTTGCTGGGACGCACACGGGATTGAACACGCTTCTCGGTGATGAACTTGCCAAAACGGTCGAGTTCAATCAAGTCCTCGGTAATCCGTATCTGATTGTGCCGGGGTTATCCGAAGAATATCGCAATTCGCAGCAGGCATGGCTCAACACAGCGAAAATCTTCAACGGCATTGCCGAAAAAATTGCTGACCAAGGAATGTTTTCCGGTTACCACAACCACACCGTTGAATTTGAATCAATGGAGGGTAAAGTTCCGTGGGATACGTTCGGGA includes these proteins:
- a CDS encoding sugar phosphate isomerase/epimerase, which codes for MSDRIPIALQLYSVRDDCAGDLSLTLQAVAQMGYEGVEFAGYYDRTAEELRDMCDDLGLKVAGTHTGLNTLLGDELAKTVEFNQVLGNPYLIVPGLSEEYRNSQQAWLNTAKIFNGIAEKIADQGMFSGYHNHTVEFESMEGKVPWDTFGSNTRDDVVMQIDIGHTLRAGSDPVSFIERYPGRSKLVHIKEYSATNGEALIGEGEIPWDDVFHACETVGGTEWYIVEQESYPYPPIECAERCIDALRKMGKI